Proteins encoded by one window of Halomonas sp. Bachu 37:
- the ruvX gene encoding Holliday junction resolvase RuvX — translation MAQVGQRLVLAFDFGTRRIGVAVGNEMLHSARELTPLTARDGIPDWQVVTRLVDEWQPDLFVVGLPINMDGSESEMSKRARKFGNRLHGRYGKPCTMVDERGSTREAKSIAREAGHSGNYRAQSVDGIAAVLILEGWFAHCEGLPGARTSS, via the coding sequence ATGGCGCAGGTCGGGCAGCGCCTGGTATTGGCCTTTGATTTCGGCACCCGCCGTATCGGCGTGGCGGTAGGCAATGAAATGTTGCACAGCGCCCGGGAATTGACGCCACTCACCGCGCGCGATGGCATCCCTGACTGGCAAGTCGTCACGCGCCTGGTTGATGAGTGGCAGCCGGACCTGTTCGTGGTGGGCCTGCCCATCAACATGGATGGCAGCGAATCGGAAATGAGCAAGCGCGCTCGCAAGTTCGGCAATCGCCTGCACGGGCGCTACGGCAAGCCCTGCACCATGGTGGATGAACGTGGTTCCACCCGGGAAGCCAAATCCATCGCGCGTGAGGCGGGGCATAGCGGCAATTATCGGGCACAAAGCGTGGACGGCATTGCCGCGGTATTGATCCTCGAAGGTTGGTTCGCCCACTGCGAAGGCTTGCCAGGGGCGCGAACCTCCTCCTGA